The Arachis duranensis cultivar V14167 chromosome 9, aradu.V14167.gnm2.J7QH, whole genome shotgun sequence genomic sequence TAGCTTTTACACCTACTGTTACTCTATATAACATGTCACATTCTTTGTTGCATTTCATGTATAGTTCATGGTTCTACTAATTTTAAGACACACTCTTCCCCTCCTAATCAGTGAGAATAAGGATTATTCTTTCCCCCTCTTTATGGTACGTATGGATAACTCGAATATAATTTGGTTAGCCACATCAATCATACTCTTACTTACTAAGGTTTATTCAATTTAATGGAATATTGACAGCTGCTATTGTTTCGGATTGCTGGAATCGTCCTGCCTATATACTTCATGGTCAGAGCAGTGACATTGATCCAGAGACATCGGCGACAACATCGAGTAAGTTTCTAcgcagggtcctgtctctttccCATGATTAACTATAATATTGCAGGAAATGTCTCATTACTGTAGTGATAATTTATGTCTTTTGCTTGGCCTTGTGTTGCTTATTAGGATCATCCCAATGGCTTGGTCACACTATCTGATGATGAAAATGAGCACACGGTTTTGCAGCCTCAGCCTCATGTTATACGTGTACTGTGAAAATGCTTTAGCCGTTTGAAGCAAATGTTGCATGAAATGTTGGATGGAGAGAAGTTCTTTGATCGAGTTTTCTGAGAAATACATTGAAATTCTAAGGCTCAAAAGTGTTCATATCTATTGGGAAGACTTGGCAAAAGCAAGTTCTACATATGCACAAGTTTCTGCTTATATATATATCGAGATTCTTAATATCGCAACAATATCTTTCAGTGTATAGATAGATAGAAAATTTATGTAGAGAAATTTGCTTGAGTAGATAACAATATCAAAGATGGATTTCTTGTACATATCGCAATGAAAACAGGCttattttcagatttttatACGTTAATTGTGTCATTTTTGACGAAAAGTTTAGTTATTTACATATGATCTTTCATAAATTCACTTTAAAATTGAGTACGTGcaagcattttttattttgaggtAATGTAATTTTATACTTGGTGAGTTGGTTCTTACAATTTCCAAATACTACATACGAATAAGTATCtttgttatttgttatttaCCCATAATCTGAACCCTTAATTCAGCAAGAAAAGAATAAGTACAAGATTTAAGGgaattgttatttttcatattactCGAAAAAACGTTGTACACACAGAGAACAGGAATGACATGGCAAGTATATGGTTACAACAAAGCTTGTGAAATTTCCATTACCCGGATTTTCATACTAAAACACTACAAGTTTCTCTTAAAAAACCAGTTAGTTTCTCTTAAAAGTAATACGGCCTATCCATTTCATGAGATCCTGTGATTTCATTCAAGTGTTTGCTAAAAAGTGAATCATATGTGATGCAATTCTGGCTTATAGCTTATAGTTACTTTGATAGTacaaaataactcaaaattACACAGCAAAAATGTTACAAGTCATTTGCTACTTTCTCCCAACTTCCACACATTAGACAAGATGTGAGCTCAACCCAAAAAGAAAGTGAAAGAAGGTAGCATAGATCAATAATGATCTAAAAAAGCAAGAATTGTGTTCTGTACATCAATCAAGCAAGTATGGATTCAAAATGGACACTTTGTCAAGGCTCTCAGAAGGAGCTGATATGCACCCAATCTCTTCTGTGTACATGTCTTCTATACCTATTTCCATGTTCTCCTTGGCCTGAAATATTAAGCAAATCAAACAACACATCAAATAACTGAGAATCTCAACGCCCCatcaatttagaaatttttCTCTCCTTATACTGCCGTTTAATGTCTTCTGGCTATACAGTTATTATTCCTAGTTAATCTTAAAGAGGTTTATTACCCTCCTAATTATCATATTGTCTTTAAAGAGTATAGGCGGTGGAAATACTTCCGACTCTTTTGCCGCGAACGCCAGTAGCAAGCAAGTGCGCCAAAAGCACAGCTGGCAAAAGCTATTGCCAATGCAGCTCCCAGAGGCACCACGATTGCGTTATTTGCGACGATCAGATCTTCAACGGCTACCTCAGCCTCATCATTTCCAACAATGCTCTTGTCCTTGTATAGAGCAGTAAGTGTGTTTCTGTAATAATTAGTCAAAAACCTGAAGACCTCATCCTGGTTCCATTCGATTTTATTGTTCTTCTGGTCAATGCCTAGATAACAGGAAGGGCAGAGTTGCTTTGGAGGCCAAATTGTCTTTGGGAATTTCGGGTCACCAGTGCCAAGAGaagcttcttctttcatcaaCCTTTCATTGACCTTATTATGGGTGCTCCACAACCAGAGAGCATAGTCACGGGCTTTGTTGAAAGGACTAGAAACACTGAAGATTGAGTTAAACATTAGAagcaggaaaaataaaaaaatgcgcTTGAATGATATTAACATTAGCATTCATAAACTCATTTACCTTGAACACATCCTGTAAAAATGTTAACCACAACTGTAAAAAAGCCCAAAGAGAGCAGTCAATGCAGAATCCAATGTCACTTAGATAGTTAAGGTCCACCCTTGGTATATACACATATTTGCATGATAATAAGAACAAGGGGAAGCAATACCTAAAACCTCTGGTCTCATTCTTACTGCCACGGCAGAACATCTACAAAAGAaaagtcaaaaataaataaataagcaaCAACCTTTTCATGCTAAAAACTTCAATAGTCCACATATGAATAAAAAGTTAACATTTATAATGAAATAATCATACTCAATACAATAACATTTACTGTACTGCAACGAGCTACTTTTTCACCACAGGTTGGAAATAGCAACAATGGTATTGAGCTGCATCGTCAAATCTAACAGCACAATAATATCGAAGAATACACCAACTTTGCAaagaatatgattttttttcctttttcttttttttttcctaaaaaaaattgtagGGATTATTGCTCAACTagagtttttcaaattttttgttcTCACTACAATCAATCAATTCAGATTGACTTCAAATGAGAACTTCACCATAGAATCTAGCAGAAGGTGAAAGCTTGCCACAACAAGCAGCACGCACATCAATTTCATACACCTCATACAATACCAAGCATAAATGTATGACGGAAATGCTTAAAAGTTCAAATACAAGTATTGAGATCCTACCCAGTATCCACGAGGCACATCTTTTCCACATATCTTTATGTTCTTAACGGAACCCTTATCATCATCCAGCCTATTAGGTGTTTCAAAATCTGCTGGGTACAAGTCATCAAAGCTCACAAGTAATTCTGAAGTACCCTTCCGGCATCTAAACACACAAAATCCAGAAGCCAAAACAAAAAGGTGAGACTAAACACTGGATTGACAGAGAACAAAGAAGCAGTGCAAGGTTCATCTTACCTCCTAGAAGGATGATGAGCTGTCAGAAGCTGAAGAAATCTTATTAATGAAGCCCGAGTTCCTGGTTTTATCATCTGGCAAACAGAGAGAATTTATTTAATCATCATAATGAATGGGCACAAAACAAAAGATCAATTAACAAAGAATTTATGGACTAATCACAAACCATTGATAATCTACCTTGTGCTCTAGAATGATGTCAAATGCTGTAGAAGTTGCCTCTTCCACATCATAGATAGCTCTTGCAACCTTTCCAAGTTATCCATATTATCTATGTCaatattttcaaatataaaagCAAATCTCAATATGCGGTAAATGTAAAGAAAAAGACCTGTTCAGAGTCTGATATATTGGATGGAAGATGCTCATTTTCAAACTTCTGATCATCCAGGCCGTATGTACTGTAAAATATAAAGAAtgatatttacaaaaaataaaataacgtCAAGCTAAGGTTAAATCGGATTAAAGCAAAATACACCATGACAACTTCTTAAATGTTTCCTTATACTTCTAAACTCTTGCATTCAGCATTTCAATTTTCTAACATTGCTTGGTTTGTTGTACATTACTAGTCCACATGATTTATGTTCTAAATTCCAACACAACATCTAGCTTAAACAGAATGTTTGCCCCCCACATCATACCAGCATAAACAGAAAAAATGTAAAACTATTAATATTAGTATATACCTGCCTAGTTGTTTGTTGATCCAATTAAGCAACCGATCAGCAGTGCGTCCATCATCAATCACACGTATACTGCTTTTCTCTTGTTTAGGTTCCCAACCACCACCAACAAACTTAGTAGGAGGTCCCCAAAAAAGCATGGGATAATGACCAACAGAAAACTTATCACATAGTTTAGTATTTATCTGTGCTGCCAAAAACGTGAGGAGTGAGAAACCGATCATCGAGTCATGTTTTGTAATAACTATTAAATCACATCCTGtgaagaaaataatagaagcagGCAGCATGTACCTTTAATGCACAATCTACCCTTGTCATTAGTATGATTCCTGGATGCACTGCATCAGGGCCATTAAATAACCTTGCGACCTTTTCATAGTAAGGCTACATTTGAAGTACAGTGAGAAAATAATGGTGAGCTGAAATGTTGATTGGAAAATGtgaataatttttaacatttttagcAGATAATACCTTATAATTCCTGCAAGCAGGGCACCTGATAGGAAAGAAAGAGACACAGGTAAGTATTTTGTGTTTATAGATTGCAgggaaaaaaatatgtaaaccgtttaaacaaaaaaatgcaatgcaaaagtttacagaaaatatgttttt encodes the following:
- the LOC107467190 gene encoding LOW QUALITY PROTEIN: sulfhydryl oxidase 2 (The sequence of the model RefSeq protein was modified relative to this genomic sequence to represent the inferred CDS: deleted 1 base in 1 codon; substituted 1 base at 1 genomic stop codon); its protein translation is MYSYLGLFLCLLSVCSAATSFSSRRVILREVNDNGGDHADYAVELNVTNFDAVLKDTPATYAIVEFFAHWCPACRNYKPYYEKVARLFNGPDAVHPGIILMTRVDCALKINTKLCDKFSVGHYPMLFWGPPTKFVGGGWEPKQEKSSIRVIDDGRTADRLLNWINKQLGSTYGLDDQKFENEHLPSNISDSEQVARAIYDVEEATSTAFDIILEHKMIKPGTRASLIRFLQLLTAHHPSRRCRKGTSELLVSFDDLYPADFETPNRLDDDKGSVKNIKICGKDVPRGYWMFCRGSKNETRGFRYCFPLFLLSCKYVYIPRVDLNYLSDIGFCIDCSLWAFLQFGXHFYRMCSSVSSPFNKARDYALWLWSTHNKVNERLMKEEASLGTGDPKFPKTIWPPKQLCPSCYLGIDQKNNKIEWNQDEVFRFLTNYYRNTLTALYKDKSIVGNDEAEVAVEDLIVANNAIVVPLGAALAIAFASCAFGALACYWRSRQKSRKPRRTWK